A single genomic interval of Oleidesulfovibrio alaskensis DSM 16109 harbors:
- a CDS encoding MATE family efflux transporter, with the protein MSQTLSTATQQHPFRTKPARTFLSLAVPVLFSLVAEPLTGLADTAFVARLGEAPLAALGVGTMTLSAIFWAFNFLSIGTQTEVAQALGGGNREKAADTCGAALLLSCSLGVVTALAALPFLHPIVTFMGADETMAPLAAEYIRLRLVGAPALLVTLAGIGALRGLQDMRTPFWVACIVNIMNILLDWLLIFGIGPFPALGVSGAALATSCSQWAGAAWTLAVVWKRLRPSWHIQLHDIKKLFTIGGDLFVRSGMVILFLLLGTRAATAAGTDAGAAHQAIRQFFIFTALFLDTFAITGQSLIGLFFGQRDIAASRLVASFVCRWSLWTGCLLSVVMLAGQKGIAWLLVPASVLETFIPAWVVAALIQPVNALSFATDGIHWGTGDFRFIRNAMVAASTTAIAALICITYLQPAAMLNWVWGITGLWTTVRAGFGLYRIWPGSPSAPLGRSSPL; encoded by the coding sequence ATGTCCCAGACCCTATCCACCGCAACACAGCAACACCCGTTCAGAACAAAACCAGCCAGAACATTTCTGTCACTGGCTGTGCCGGTGCTGTTCTCGCTGGTGGCAGAACCGCTGACAGGTCTTGCAGACACGGCCTTTGTAGCCAGACTGGGCGAAGCGCCGCTGGCCGCACTTGGCGTGGGCACCATGACCCTCTCGGCCATTTTCTGGGCATTCAATTTTCTGAGCATAGGAACACAGACAGAAGTGGCACAGGCTCTTGGCGGCGGTAACAGAGAAAAAGCGGCAGACACATGCGGAGCCGCCCTGCTCCTTTCATGCTCACTCGGCGTGGTCACGGCTCTGGCGGCGCTCCCTTTTCTGCATCCGATCGTAACTTTCATGGGGGCCGACGAAACCATGGCTCCGCTGGCAGCAGAATACATCCGCCTGCGCCTTGTGGGTGCTCCGGCCCTGCTTGTGACTCTGGCCGGCATCGGAGCGCTGCGGGGGCTGCAGGACATGCGCACACCGTTCTGGGTAGCCTGCATTGTCAATATAATGAACATCTTGCTGGACTGGCTGCTTATATTCGGTATCGGGCCTTTTCCCGCGCTTGGCGTTTCCGGTGCGGCACTGGCCACATCGTGCAGCCAGTGGGCCGGCGCGGCATGGACGCTGGCCGTGGTGTGGAAAAGGCTGCGTCCTTCATGGCACATCCAGCTGCACGACATAAAAAAGCTGTTCACCATCGGCGGCGATCTTTTTGTACGCTCAGGAATGGTCATTCTGTTTCTGCTGCTGGGCACCAGAGCAGCCACCGCGGCAGGTACTGACGCCGGAGCGGCGCATCAGGCCATAAGACAGTTTTTCATCTTCACGGCATTGTTTCTGGATACCTTTGCCATTACCGGACAAAGCCTCATCGGTCTTTTTTTCGGCCAGCGCGATATTGCCGCATCGCGTCTGGTCGCCTCTTTTGTCTGCCGCTGGAGCCTGTGGACAGGTTGTCTGCTTTCTGTAGTGATGCTTGCAGGACAAAAAGGCATCGCATGGCTGCTGGTGCCCGCATCTGTGCTGGAGACATTTATTCCCGCATGGGTGGTGGCGGCGCTTATCCAGCCGGTGAACGCACTCTCTTTTGCCACCGACGGCATCCACTGGGGCACAGGTGATTTCCGCTTCATCCGCAACGCCATGGTTGCGGCTTCCACCACGGCCATTGCCGCTCTTATCTGCATCACCTACCTGCAACCTGCCGCCATGCTCAACTGGGTATGGGGCATTACCGGACTGTGGACTACAGTCCGTGCCGGATTCGGCCTGTACCGCATCTGGCCCGGATCCCCGTCAGCCCCGCTGGGGCGCAGCAGCCCGCTGTAG
- a CDS encoding acylphosphatase, producing the protein MKSLHLIVTGNVEQGYFLAWVYDHAVVLGLNGWVRRIETGRAELLAQGNDGGLEKLKVLLKQGGPATGILDVKAAWIDYDTVYDGFEMR; encoded by the coding sequence ATGAAGAGCCTGCATCTTATCGTAACTGGTAATGTTGAGCAGGGGTACTTTCTTGCATGGGTATATGATCATGCCGTTGTTCTGGGGCTGAACGGCTGGGTACGCAGGATTGAAACCGGCCGTGCCGAGCTGCTGGCTCAGGGGAATGACGGCGGGCTTGAAAAGTTGAAAGTTCTGCTGAAACAGGGCGGTCCGGCAACCGGCATTCTTGATGTGAAGGCTGCATGGATTGACTACGACACGGTGTATGACGGGTTTGAAATGAGATAA
- the ilvC gene encoding ketol-acid reductoisomerase codes for MKVYYEQDANLEVLKGKTVAIIGYGSQGHAHAQNLRDSGVNVIVGQRPGGPNFELAKEHGFQPLSAAEAAAQADLIMILLPDQYQASVYENDIKPHLAAGKSLVFAHGFNIHFNQIVPPKDVDVFMIAPKGPGHLVRRTYTEGGGVPCLVAIHQDASGQAMEKALAYAMGVGGTRSGVIETTFREETETDLFGEQAVLCGGISALIQAGFETLVEAGYQPEIAYFECLHETKLIVDLIYEGGLAKMRHSISDTAEYGDYVTGRRIVTEETKKEMKAALKDIQEGRFARDFILECKANYPTFTARRRIEAEHPIEEVGARLRSMMPWLKK; via the coding sequence ATGAAGGTCTATTACGAACAGGATGCAAACCTGGAAGTGCTCAAGGGCAAGACCGTGGCCATCATAGGCTACGGCAGTCAGGGCCATGCGCATGCGCAGAACCTGCGTGATTCCGGCGTGAACGTGATCGTCGGCCAGCGCCCCGGCGGCCCCAACTTCGAGCTGGCAAAGGAGCATGGTTTCCAGCCCCTTAGCGCAGCAGAGGCTGCCGCACAAGCCGACCTGATCATGATTCTACTCCCCGACCAGTATCAGGCTTCTGTGTATGAAAATGATATCAAGCCGCATCTGGCCGCCGGCAAGTCGCTGGTGTTCGCTCATGGCTTTAATATCCATTTCAACCAGATTGTACCGCCCAAGGATGTCGATGTGTTCATGATCGCTCCCAAGGGGCCGGGCCATCTTGTCCGCCGTACCTATACCGAAGGTGGCGGCGTTCCCTGTCTTGTGGCCATCCACCAAGATGCCAGCGGACAGGCCATGGAGAAAGCCCTTGCCTATGCCATGGGCGTAGGCGGAACACGTTCCGGCGTCATTGAAACCACCTTCCGTGAAGAAACGGAAACCGACCTCTTCGGCGAACAGGCGGTTTTGTGCGGTGGTATCAGCGCTCTGATTCAGGCTGGTTTTGAAACTCTGGTGGAAGCAGGCTATCAGCCTGAAATCGCCTACTTCGAGTGCCTGCACGAGACAAAGCTTATCGTGGATCTTATCTACGAAGGCGGTCTTGCCAAAATGCGGCATTCCATAAGCGATACGGCAGAATACGGTGACTATGTGACCGGCCGCCGCATTGTGACTGAAGAAACCAAAAAAGAAATGAAGGCTGCGCTGAAGGATATTCAGGAAGGCCGTTTTGCACGGGATTTCATCCTTGAGTGCAAGGCAAACTATCCTACCTTCACGGCCCGCCGGCGCATCGAGGCCGAGCACCCCATTGAAGAAGTGGGGGCGCGCCTGCGTTCCATGATGCCCTGGCTTAAAAAATAG
- the ilvN gene encoding acetolactate synthase small subunit — MRHVLSVLVENEPGVLSRVAGLFSGRGFNIESLNVAPTLEAGVSLMTISTSGDDQIIEQIVKQLRKLVTVIKVVDFEDIAAVEREMVILKVNAEETRRAEVLRIADIFRCKVVDVSLHDLTLEATGDHGKIQAVIQLLTRFGIKEIARTGTVAMKRSMQPEQV; from the coding sequence ATGCGTCATGTACTTTCCGTTCTGGTGGAAAACGAGCCGGGCGTTCTTTCCCGGGTGGCCGGGCTGTTCAGCGGCAGGGGGTTCAACATTGAATCGCTTAACGTTGCCCCGACTCTTGAAGCCGGTGTATCTTTGATGACCATCAGCACCAGCGGTGATGATCAGATTATCGAGCAGATTGTTAAACAGCTGCGAAAGCTGGTGACAGTTATAAAAGTTGTTGACTTCGAAGATATAGCCGCCGTAGAGCGGGAGATGGTTATTTTAAAGGTTAACGCCGAGGAAACGCGCAGGGCGGAAGTTCTGCGCATTGCCGATATTTTCCGTTGCAAGGTGGTCGATGTGAGTTTGCATGATCTGACGCTGGAAGCGACCGGCGATCATGGTAAAATTCAGGCAGTGATTCAGCTGCTAACCAGATTCGGCATCAAGGAGATAGCCAGAACTGGTACCGTGGCTATGAAGCGCTCCATGCAACCGGAACAGGTTTAA
- the ilvB gene encoding biosynthetic-type acetolactate synthase large subunit, with amino-acid sequence MESSGARILLECLKKEGVDVIFGYPGGAVIDIYDELPRHDLRHVLVRHEQAAVHAADGYARASGRVGVCLVTSGPGATNTVTGIATAYCDSIPLVVLTGQVPRALIGNDAFQEVDIVGITRPCTKHNYLVKELSDLPRIIREAFYLARSGRPGPVLVDLPKDIMVARAEFQIPEEVKLRSYNPTYRPNLNQLRRAAELVLSARRPLLFAGGGVVGSDASEELGWLARTLQIPVTSSLMGLGSFPGDDPLFLGMLGMHGTFAANKAVNSCDVLIAAGARFDDRVTGKLSAFAAGAKIIHIDIDPTSIRKNVGVEVPVVGDCRMALAGMREILSARFEENIPVPRWTEWLATVHDWAQSHPLGYVPSEGIKPQQVVETVFGITRGECIVTTEVGQNQMWAAQFFKYRKPRTLLTSGGLGTMGYGFPAAIGAQMAFPGHLVIDFAGDGSIQMNIQELATAVCNKLPVKIIILNNGYLGMVRQWQELFYQRNYCSTCMEAQPDFVKLAEAYGAEGYRITAQADLEPVLRQALQSPAPAIVDVRVEREENVYPMVPAGAALDEMLLV; translated from the coding sequence ATGGAGTCGAGCGGGGCCCGGATCCTGTTGGAGTGTCTTAAAAAGGAAGGCGTTGATGTCATTTTCGGCTACCCCGGCGGGGCCGTGATCGACATTTACGACGAACTTCCCCGGCATGACCTGCGTCATGTGCTGGTGCGCCACGAACAGGCCGCAGTACATGCCGCGGACGGTTATGCCCGTGCTTCCGGTCGAGTGGGGGTCTGTCTGGTCACTTCGGGACCCGGCGCCACCAATACCGTGACCGGAATCGCTACAGCGTACTGCGACTCCATTCCTCTGGTGGTGCTAACCGGACAGGTGCCGCGTGCGCTGATAGGCAATGACGCTTTTCAGGAAGTGGATATAGTGGGCATTACGCGTCCCTGCACCAAGCATAATTATCTGGTGAAGGAACTGAGCGACTTGCCGCGTATTATCCGCGAAGCTTTTTATCTTGCCCGTTCCGGCAGGCCGGGTCCCGTTCTTGTCGACCTGCCAAAAGATATCATGGTAGCCCGTGCAGAGTTTCAGATTCCTGAAGAAGTCAAGCTGCGCAGCTACAACCCGACATACAGACCGAATCTTAACCAGCTGCGCAGAGCGGCGGAACTGGTTCTTTCTGCCAGACGGCCGCTGCTGTTCGCCGGTGGCGGGGTTGTGGGGTCCGATGCCAGCGAAGAGCTTGGCTGGCTGGCCCGCACGTTGCAGATTCCGGTAACTTCAAGTCTGATGGGGCTTGGTTCTTTTCCCGGTGACGACCCGCTCTTTCTGGGCATGCTGGGTATGCACGGCACCTTTGCCGCCAACAAGGCGGTGAATAGCTGTGACGTGCTTATTGCCGCCGGTGCGCGCTTTGACGACAGAGTGACAGGAAAGCTTTCGGCTTTTGCCGCCGGTGCCAAGATTATCCACATAGACATCGACCCCACATCCATCAGAAAAAATGTGGGCGTAGAGGTGCCTGTGGTGGGCGACTGCCGTATGGCGCTTGCTGGCATGCGCGAGATTCTTTCGGCCCGCTTTGAAGAGAACATTCCCGTACCCCGCTGGACTGAGTGGCTTGCCACGGTGCACGATTGGGCGCAGAGTCATCCTCTGGGGTATGTGCCTTCTGAAGGTATTAAACCGCAGCAGGTTGTGGAAACTGTTTTCGGTATCACCAGAGGCGAGTGTATTGTCACCACCGAGGTGGGGCAGAACCAGATGTGGGCCGCACAGTTTTTCAAATACCGTAAACCGCGCACGCTGCTGACTTCCGGCGGACTAGGCACCATGGGATACGGTTTTCCGGCGGCTATAGGTGCGCAGATGGCGTTTCCGGGGCATCTGGTGATTGATTTTGCGGGCGACGGTTCCATTCAGATGAATATTCAGGAACTGGCCACAGCGGTTTGTAACAAGCTGCCGGTTAAAATAATTATTCTGAACAACGGCTATCTGGGTATGGTGCGCCAGTGGCAGGAGTTGTTCTATCAGCGTAATTACTGTTCAACCTGCATGGAGGCCCAGCCTGATTTTGTGAAACTGGCTGAAGCCTACGGAGCGGAAGGGTACCGCATCACAGCACAGGCTGATCTTGAGCCGGTGTTGCGGCAGGCCCTGCAAAGCCCGGCTCCGGCTATTGTTGATGTGCGCGTGGAGCGCGAGGAAAATGTCTATCCCATGGTTCCGGCCGGTGCGGCGCTGGACGAGATGCTGCTTGTGTAG
- a CDS encoding DUF465 domain-containing protein — translation METRDLELLEKLSSRDPELKALWEDHVLYEKQIEKLDNKPFLTPSEQTHVKELKKQKLEGKTKLLTILESYRSKEN, via the coding sequence ATGGAAACGCGAGACCTTGAACTGTTGGAGAAATTGTCGTCCCGGGATCCTGAGCTCAAAGCCTTGTGGGAAGATCATGTGCTTTACGAAAAGCAGATCGAGAAACTGGACAACAAACCGTTCCTGACACCCAGTGAACAGACACATGTGAAAGAACTTAAAAAACAGAAGCTTGAAGGGAAGACAAAGCTTCTGACCATCCTTGAAAGCTACCGCAGTAAGGAGAACTAG
- a CDS encoding DUF167 domain-containing protein: MNDKEYLCPAAQGLWRLKVWAQPGAKLSGIAGLYDGRVRIRLSAPAVDNKANKELIRFVAQLCGVKQNRVRLESGVSSRKKVLLIERDTMPVLDVPETGHQEQPNIAEGDEFHGNARP; this comes from the coding sequence ATGAATGACAAGGAGTATCTTTGCCCTGCGGCACAAGGTTTATGGCGCCTGAAAGTATGGGCGCAGCCGGGGGCAAAACTCAGCGGTATAGCAGGACTTTATGACGGCAGGGTGCGCATAAGGCTGAGCGCGCCCGCTGTGGACAACAAGGCGAACAAAGAGCTTATCCGGTTTGTGGCGCAGCTCTGCGGTGTGAAACAGAACAGGGTGCGACTTGAATCGGGGGTAAGCTCCAGAAAAAAAGTCTTGTTGATCGAAAGGGATACGATGCCTGTTCTGGATGTGCCGGAAACAGGGCATCAGGAGCAACCCAACATAGCCGAAGGAGATGAGTTTCATGGAAACGCGAGACCTTGA
- a CDS encoding DivIVA domain-containing protein — protein MAVSRIDILNQGFSRSLRGYDTAEVDRYMQEMADTIGRLGEDKSRLETRVAELETRLAEYRDREATLRDTLIATQRMTEDMKTNAQREAQLIIDAAHAKAETLVNQGHMRLARLQEEILQAKKLRAQFEMKVRSVIDAHLHLLELSLAEQQPRSVPDEAQQPAGNGDE, from the coding sequence ATGGCTGTCAGTCGCATAGATATTCTCAATCAGGGTTTTTCCCGCTCTCTGCGCGGGTACGATACGGCGGAAGTCGACCGGTACATGCAGGAGATGGCTGATACCATAGGCAGGCTGGGAGAAGATAAATCGCGTCTGGAAACCCGTGTGGCGGAACTTGAAACCCGCCTTGCGGAATACCGGGACCGCGAAGCCACCCTGCGCGATACGCTAATAGCCACCCAGCGCATGACTGAAGACATGAAAACCAATGCGCAGCGCGAAGCACAGCTTATTATCGACGCGGCACATGCCAAGGCTGAAACGCTGGTGAATCAGGGGCACATGCGGCTTGCAAGACTGCAGGAAGAGATTCTGCAGGCCAAAAAGCTCAGGGCGCAGTTTGAAATGAAAGTCCGGTCAGTCATTGATGCCCATCTGCATCTGCTGGAGCTTTCGCTTGCCGAACAGCAGCCCCGTTCCGTGCCGGATGAGGCTCAGCAGCCCGCCGGAAACGGTGATGAATGA
- a CDS encoding YggT family protein, producing the protein MDVLAVNFISTVATILNSVLGLYFWVVIAAAVLSWVNPDPYNPIVRIIHSLTEPVLYRIRKWLPFVYFSGIDLSPVVLLLAIEFIRGFVIRSLAMFAAGM; encoded by the coding sequence ATGGACGTACTTGCCGTAAATTTCATATCCACTGTTGCCACGATTCTGAATTCGGTTCTGGGACTTTACTTCTGGGTTGTGATCGCGGCAGCGGTACTCTCCTGGGTAAATCCCGACCCGTATAATCCCATTGTCAGAATTATTCACAGCCTTACGGAACCTGTTCTGTACAGAATCCGCAAGTGGCTGCCGTTTGTTTATTTCAGCGGTATAGATCTTTCTCCCGTGGTACTTCTGCTTGCCATAGAATTCATACGGGGATTTGTCATCCGTTCGCTGGCCATGTTTGCGGCGGGCATGTAG
- a CDS encoding HAD family hydrolase → MLLTAHYLASRFPRGLHGVVFDCDGVLFDSRAANMRYYNLILEKLGLGPMTAAQEDYVHMHTVGESLVHIIPPAMHDRMGWARKQVDYLKEIVPSMEPEPGLLEFLALLRDNGVRMAVHTNRTNSMEYVLDVFDMSGFFHPVMTASKVVAKPHPEGVNKVLEAWECGRDEIAFVGDSLLDSQAAHSAEVPFWAFRNETLQAERHINDFWSLRAQFVQYFSLLASGCSRPALF, encoded by the coding sequence GTGCTGCTGACTGCCCATTATCTGGCCTCACGGTTCCCGCGGGGGCTGCATGGTGTTGTTTTTGATTGTGACGGAGTGCTGTTTGATTCGCGCGCTGCGAACATGCGGTACTACAACCTGATTCTGGAAAAGCTGGGACTGGGACCCATGACGGCCGCGCAGGAAGATTATGTGCATATGCACACCGTGGGCGAGTCTCTGGTGCACATCATTCCGCCTGCCATGCATGACCGTATGGGATGGGCGCGCAAGCAGGTGGATTATCTCAAGGAAATAGTGCCATCCATGGAACCGGAGCCGGGCCTGCTGGAATTTCTGGCTTTGCTGCGAGACAACGGGGTGCGCATGGCTGTGCATACCAACCGCACAAACAGCATGGAGTATGTGCTCGATGTTTTTGACATGAGCGGTTTTTTTCATCCGGTGATGACTGCATCGAAGGTTGTTGCCAAACCCCATCCGGAAGGGGTCAATAAAGTTCTGGAAGCCTGGGAGTGCGGCAGGGACGAGATTGCCTTTGTGGGCGATTCGCTGCTGGACAGTCAGGCGGCGCACAGCGCGGAGGTCCCTTTCTGGGCGTTCCGTAATGAAACATTGCAGGCTGAGCGGCATATCAACGATTTCTGGAGTCTGCGCGCTCAGTTTGTGCAGTATTTCTCTTTGCTGGCGAGCGGTTGCTCCCGTCCGGCTCTTTTTTAG